The proteins below are encoded in one region of Sulfitobacter sp. SK012:
- a CDS encoding Lrp/AsnC family transcriptional regulator, which translates to MLDDLDRRLLRYWQAEPSLSPSELAERCAMNPGKVARRIARMQDAGILHGVEAVIDWAALGYAVEVSLRVTLDKTQPNAFDAFLAEARKIPEVIELQTFLGRVDARLSIIARDMAHYQEIYRSRILSLPHIADIEALMQVARIKRDEALPL; encoded by the coding sequence ATGCTTGATGACTTAGATCGCAGGCTTTTACGGTATTGGCAGGCTGAACCAAGCCTCAGCCCGAGCGAGCTGGCAGAGCGTTGTGCAATGAACCCCGGCAAGGTAGCGCGCCGGATCGCGCGGATGCAAGATGCCGGGATCCTGCACGGTGTCGAAGCGGTGATCGACTGGGCCGCATTGGGCTATGCGGTGGAGGTGTCCTTGCGTGTCACGCTCGACAAGACGCAGCCCAATGCCTTTGACGCGTTTCTGGCGGAAGCGCGCAAAATCCCAGAGGTCATCGAATTGCAGACCTTTTTGGGGAGGGTCGACGCACGTTTGTCGATCATCGCGCGCGACATGGCGCATTATCAGGAAATCTACCGTAGCCGCATTCTCAGCCTTCCGCATATCGCTGACATCGAGGCGTTGATGCAGGTTGCACGGATCAAACGCGACGAGGCGCTGCCGTTATGA
- the ilvC gene encoding ketol-acid reductoisomerase, whose product MRVYYDRDCDVNLIKDKKVAILGYGSQGHAHALNLRDSGAKNLVVALREGSSSIAKAEGEGLKTMGIAEAAAWADVIMFTMPDELQAETYKKYVHDNIREGAAIAFAHGLNVHFGLIEPKAGIDVIMMAPKGPGHTVRGEYSKGGGVPCLVAVDEDASGKALEIGLSYCSAIGGGRSGIIETNFREECETDLFGEQAVLCGGLVELIRMGFETLVEAGYAPEMAYFECLHEVKLIVDLIYEGGIANMNYSISNTAEYGEYVSGPRILPYDETKAKMKAVLHDIQTGAFVRDFMQENSAGQPFFKGTRRMNDEHQIEQVGAKLREMMPWISAGKMVDKAKN is encoded by the coding sequence ATGCGCGTTTACTATGACCGTGACTGTGACGTTAACCTCATCAAAGACAAAAAGGTCGCCATTTTGGGCTACGGCTCACAGGGCCACGCCCACGCGCTGAACCTGCGCGATTCTGGTGCGAAAAACCTAGTTGTTGCTCTGCGCGAAGGGTCTTCTTCCATCGCCAAAGCCGAAGGCGAAGGCCTGAAAACAATGGGCATCGCCGAAGCTGCTGCATGGGCTGATGTGATCATGTTCACCATGCCCGACGAGCTGCAGGCCGAAACATACAAAAAATATGTGCACGACAACATCCGTGAAGGTGCCGCAATCGCATTCGCCCACGGTTTGAACGTGCATTTTGGGTTGATCGAACCCAAAGCAGGCATTGACGTGATCATGATGGCCCCTAAAGGCCCCGGCCACACCGTGCGCGGCGAATATTCAAAAGGTGGCGGCGTACCCTGCCTTGTAGCCGTTGACGAAGACGCTTCCGGCAAAGCGCTCGAAATTGGCTTGTCTTACTGCTCCGCCATCGGTGGCGGTCGTTCTGGCATTATTGAAACCAACTTCCGCGAAGAATGCGAAACCGATCTCTTCGGTGAACAGGCCGTATTGTGTGGTGGCTTAGTCGAACTGATCCGCATGGGTTTCGAAACGCTGGTCGAAGCTGGCTACGCACCAGAAATGGCGTATTTCGAGTGCTTGCATGAGGTCAAACTCATCGTCGATCTGATCTATGAAGGCGGCATCGCCAACATGAACTACTCGATCTCCAACACAGCCGAATATGGCGAGTACGTTTCCGGCCCACGCATCCTGCCCTACGACGAGACAAAGGCAAAGATGAAAGCTGTTCTGCACGACATCCAAACCGGTGCGTTTGTACGGGACTTCATGCAGGAAAATTCTGCTGGCCAGCCGTTCTTTAAAGGTACACGCCGCATGAACGACGAGCACCAGATCGAACAGGTTGGTGCCAAGCTGCGCGAAATGATGCCGTGGATCTCCGCAGGCAAGATGGTCGACAAGGCCAAAAACTAA
- a CDS encoding DMT family transporter, which yields MTDSPTITPLSWLMVAILGLTWGGTFMVTEIALTGMTPFWLAASRIVLASFVLCAVWAARGFALFEEQPSNAQLGVLVFIGLGSSAVPFALLAWGQQYVSSGFAGVSMASVALIVLPLAHFMVPGERLNTRKIVGFVIGFVGVCVLIGGQAFESSGTALEGPGRIACVGAASCYAISSILLKRLPSVDPIGLASVLLIIGAFLAVPMAWLIEGPPVLPETDILLVLAFLGIVPTAAANFLRVLVVRSAGPVFMSLVNYQVPVWSVVLGALILGEPLPSSLLLAMGLILFGVGISQYGALRRLFRL from the coding sequence ATGACCGACAGCCCCACCATCACACCGCTTAGTTGGCTCATGGTCGCGATCCTTGGCCTGACTTGGGGCGGTACATTTATGGTGACCGAAATCGCTCTGACGGGCATGACCCCCTTTTGGCTGGCGGCATCGCGTATCGTTCTGGCATCTTTCGTTCTGTGTGCAGTCTGGGCTGCACGGGGCTTTGCGCTTTTTGAAGAACAGCCCTCGAATGCGCAATTGGGCGTTCTGGTATTCATTGGGTTGGGCAGTTCTGCGGTTCCGTTCGCATTGCTTGCGTGGGGACAGCAATATGTCAGTTCAGGCTTTGCGGGCGTTTCCATGGCTTCGGTCGCGCTTATCGTGCTGCCATTGGCCCATTTTATGGTGCCCGGAGAACGGCTGAACACACGCAAAATCGTTGGGTTCGTTATCGGTTTTGTTGGCGTCTGCGTCTTGATTGGGGGTCAAGCGTTTGAAAGCAGCGGCACAGCGCTTGAGGGTCCCGGCCGCATTGCCTGCGTCGGCGCGGCCAGCTGTTACGCAATCAGCTCGATCCTGCTGAAACGTTTGCCGTCCGTCGATCCGATTGGCCTTGCCTCGGTTCTGCTGATCATTGGTGCTTTCCTTGCTGTTCCAATGGCATGGCTGATTGAGGGGCCCCCTGTCCTGCCCGAAACGGATATTCTGCTGGTGCTGGCCTTTCTTGGCATTGTTCCCACGGCCGCCGCCAATTTTCTACGCGTCTTGGTCGTGCGCAGTGCAGGCCCGGTTTTCATGAGCCTGGTGAATTACCAAGTGCCGGTTTGGTCCGTGGTTTTGGGTGCGCTCATCTTGGGCGAACCGCTGCCGTCATCTTTGCTGCTGGCAATGGGGTTGATCTTGTTCGGCGTTGGCATCAGTCAATACGGCGCGCTCCGCCGACTCTTCAGGCTGTAG
- the glmM gene encoding phosphoglucosamine mutase: protein MTKLFGTDGVRGTANIHPMTAEMALRIGAAVGRYFRRDGSSVHRVVIGKDTRLSGYMFENALTAGLTSTGMNVLLLGPVPTPAVGLLTRSMRADLGVMISASHNPAQDNGIKFFGPDGFKLSDQAEAEIEALVAEGVEATAAADIGRAKRIDDSRFRYVERVKSSFPRQMKLDGLKVVIDCANGAAHHVAPMALWELGATVIPIGVSPNGHNINADCGSTHPTTAAEAVVAHGADVGICLDGDADRVILLDEKGNVGDGDQFMALMAARWAEEKRLKGNALVATVMSNLGLEHFLQGRGVGLERTGVGDRYVVERMREGGFNLGGEQSGHIVMTDYATTGDGLMAGLQFLAEMLRANRPASELLHQFEPVPQLLKNVRFGEGQTPLDTSGVQAAIAQAEADLAGKGRLLIRKSGTEPLVRVMAEHEDAGLMERAVDSVVAAVEASVSS, encoded by the coding sequence ATGACAAAATTATTTGGAACCGACGGTGTGCGCGGCACGGCGAATATTCATCCGATGACAGCCGAAATGGCGTTGCGCATCGGGGCTGCGGTTGGTCGCTATTTCCGCCGGGACGGATCAAGTGTGCACCGCGTGGTCATCGGCAAGGATACGCGTTTGTCGGGCTATATGTTTGAGAACGCGCTGACCGCTGGGCTGACGTCGACCGGCATGAATGTTCTGTTGCTGGGGCCTGTGCCGACACCTGCGGTGGGCCTGCTGACCCGTTCAATGCGGGCGGATCTGGGCGTGATGATCTCGGCCAGTCACAACCCTGCACAAGACAATGGCATCAAATTCTTTGGGCCTGATGGTTTCAAGCTGAGCGATCAGGCAGAGGCCGAGATTGAGGCACTGGTTGCCGAAGGGGTAGAGGCCACCGCCGCCGCAGATATTGGCCGCGCCAAACGCATTGATGATAGCCGTTTTCGCTATGTTGAGCGGGTGAAATCGAGCTTCCCGCGTCAAATGAAACTGGATGGACTGAAGGTCGTGATCGATTGCGCCAATGGTGCCGCGCACCATGTCGCCCCGATGGCCCTTTGGGAATTGGGCGCGACCGTGATCCCAATTGGTGTCAGTCCCAACGGCCACAATATCAATGCGGACTGCGGGTCTACCCATCCAACCACCGCCGCTGAGGCCGTTGTCGCGCATGGCGCGGATGTTGGCATTTGTTTGGACGGCGATGCGGACCGGGTGATTTTGCTGGATGAGAAGGGCAATGTCGGCGACGGCGATCAGTTTATGGCTTTGATGGCGGCACGGTGGGCCGAGGAAAAACGCCTCAAGGGCAACGCTTTGGTTGCGACAGTGATGAGTAATCTGGGGCTTGAGCATTTTCTCCAAGGGCGTGGCGTGGGGCTGGAGCGTACGGGTGTCGGCGACCGCTATGTTGTTGAGCGTATGCGCGAAGGGGGCTTTAACCTTGGCGGCGAACAATCCGGTCACATTGTGATGACGGATTACGCGACCACTGGTGACGGGCTGATGGCAGGATTGCAGTTTCTGGCTGAGATGTTGCGTGCGAACCGCCCTGCGTCAGAGCTGTTGCATCAGTTTGAACCTGTGCCACAGCTCTTGAAGAATGTGCGGTTTGGCGAGGGTCAAACCCCCTTAGATACATCCGGGGTGCAGGCCGCGATTGCCCAAGCCGAGGCCGATCTGGCCGGTAAAGGCAGGCTTTTAATCCGCAAGTCGGGCACTGAACCGTTGGTTCGTGTGATGGCCGAGCATGAAGATGCAGGCCTGATGGAGCGTGCGGTGGATAGTGTGGTCGCTGCGGTGGAAGCTTCGGTTTCTAGCTGA
- the folP gene encoding dihydropteroate synthase, with protein MDRVYVRPIVQVDVSRPSDAQTLGGGWGWFTHVELLRRDAAPEIVAADTLDPKELAQLTAPRGPIAGLSLERPRIMGILNTTPDSFSDGGQHEGAERAVAGALAMLEAGADMIDVGGESTRPGAETVDPDVEIRRTAPIIAELRAAGTKAGISIDTRKATAAQAALDAGANLINDVSGFTYDAELASLAARSGAPVCVMHAHGDPATMQKDPQYGDVLLDVYDFLEGQIAVLEDAGVARSLIVADPGIGFGKTQAHNLTLLARLSLYHSLGVPLLLGASRKRFIGTISGAEVADQRAPGSIAVALAGISQGVQFVRVHDVGQTKQAISLWQASIKGRV; from the coding sequence ATGGACCGGGTTTATGTTCGCCCGATTGTTCAAGTTGATGTGTCGCGTCCCTCGGATGCGCAGACCCTTGGCGGCGGGTGGGGCTGGTTTACACATGTTGAACTTTTGCGCCGCGATGCCGCGCCAGAGATTGTCGCTGCCGATACGCTGGATCCCAAAGAACTTGCCCAGTTAACTGCGCCGCGCGGCCCAATTGCGGGGCTATCATTAGAGCGTCCGCGCATTATGGGTATTCTCAATACGACGCCAGACAGCTTTTCGGACGGCGGCCAACACGAAGGGGCCGAACGTGCAGTCGCAGGTGCGCTCGCGATGCTTGAAGCGGGTGCAGACATGATTGATGTGGGTGGCGAATCCACCCGTCCGGGGGCGGAAACCGTCGATCCGGATGTAGAAATCCGGCGGACGGCTCCGATTATTGCTGAACTGCGCGCGGCGGGAACAAAGGCCGGGATTTCAATCGACACGCGCAAGGCGACCGCTGCGCAAGCTGCACTCGATGCTGGAGCCAACCTGATCAACGATGTCTCTGGATTTACCTATGACGCGGAGCTTGCCAGCTTGGCTGCCCGTTCGGGTGCCCCGGTTTGTGTGATGCACGCCCATGGTGACCCCGCTACGATGCAAAAAGACCCACAGTACGGTGACGTATTGCTGGACGTTTATGACTTTCTGGAAGGCCAGATCGCTGTGCTAGAAGACGCAGGTGTTGCCCGCTCATTGATCGTCGCGGATCCCGGCATTGGGTTTGGCAAGACGCAGGCCCACAATCTTACTCTTCTGGCTCGACTAAGCCTTTATCACAGCCTCGGTGTGCCGCTATTGCTGGGGGCCTCGCGTAAACGCTTCATTGGTACTATTAGTGGAGCGGAGGTAGCAGATCAGCGTGCGCCGGGATCAATTGCTGTCGCACTTGCTGGAATTAGTCAGGGTGTACAGTTTGTCCGCGTGCATGATGTAGGACAGACAAAACAGGCAATTTCATTGTGGCAGGCGAGTATTAAGGGACGCGTTTAA
- a CDS encoding dihydroneopterin aldolase: MTSDTRLAFAHPSERAEATADTATPLDRISLRDHTVDVEIGAFQAERGVRQRICFNVVVEVQPLTGPIDDDVDRILSYDRVTEAIANELADERLNLLETLAERVADRILREPQAKRVFVRIEKLDRGPGALGVEIVRANDGAPEAEIVESDVLHPELVYLSNAAIASPYLKGWLDQLEALGRPLILCVGAPNAPAPQLSHKMAQRRIDLLAIEQNAWVLAARDDRCVVVETRTELDWAMKNGQTCVLAPSKVVLDSVDTPSVQPRDAVALAAWFASMFDAFEMLVVGAELPTEGSVPQRAASVDSEQL; the protein is encoded by the coding sequence ATGACTTCTGATACACGCCTCGCCTTTGCCCACCCCTCTGAGCGGGCTGAGGCAACAGCCGATACGGCCACACCGCTTGACCGGATATCCCTGCGCGACCACACGGTGGACGTCGAAATCGGGGCGTTTCAGGCTGAGCGCGGTGTGCGTCAGCGCATCTGCTTCAATGTCGTGGTTGAAGTGCAGCCTTTGACTGGACCCATCGATGATGACGTTGACCGCATCCTGAGTTATGATCGGGTGACGGAAGCTATCGCAAATGAGTTGGCCGATGAACGTCTCAACCTATTGGAAACGCTGGCTGAACGCGTCGCTGATCGCATTTTGCGTGAGCCTCAAGCAAAGCGCGTTTTTGTGCGCATCGAAAAGCTGGACCGCGGTCCCGGTGCCTTGGGAGTTGAGATTGTGCGCGCCAATGATGGAGCCCCGGAAGCCGAAATCGTTGAAAGCGATGTGCTGCATCCTGAACTTGTTTATCTTAGCAATGCAGCAATTGCGTCGCCTTATCTCAAAGGATGGCTCGACCAGTTAGAGGCGCTTGGCCGCCCGCTTATTTTATGTGTTGGGGCACCAAATGCGCCTGCGCCGCAGTTGTCTCACAAAATGGCACAGCGCCGAATTGATCTGCTCGCGATTGAACAAAACGCGTGGGTGCTGGCGGCGCGCGACGACCGCTGCGTCGTGGTTGAAACCCGCACCGAACTCGACTGGGCCATGAAGAATGGCCAAACCTGCGTCTTGGCCCCATCCAAAGTGGTACTCGACAGCGTCGACACACCTTCGGTTCAACCGCGCGATGCTGTCGCGCTGGCCGCGTGGTTCGCCTCGATGTTTGATGCGTTCGAAATGCTTGTCGTCGGCGCGGAGTTGCCTACCGAGGGGTCCGTTCCCCAGCGCGCAGCGTCCGTGGACAGCGAGCAGCTTTAA
- a CDS encoding cell wall hydrolase: MRLSNILSIKHVAAALSISGLMTSAVMANPNVAEDLARVETLGLTGVASDRLKELVEPQSAAKTSGSVSYSRKWVDSQPKASGSEQWRCLSEALYFEARGESVKGQFAVAEVIRNRVESSRFPGSFCAVISQGTGRKYACQFTYTCDGHSEVIHEPKAYVRVSKVARAVLDGETPELTDGATFYHTTAVRPSWSRVFHRTTQIGVHYFYRRNQRSASN; this comes from the coding sequence ATGCGATTAAGTAATATTCTATCTATTAAGCACGTTGCAGCGGCGCTTTCTATTTCTGGATTAATGACGTCTGCTGTAATGGCAAACCCTAATGTGGCCGAAGATCTTGCACGTGTTGAGACGCTTGGCTTGACTGGCGTAGCATCTGATCGGCTCAAAGAATTGGTTGAACCACAGTCTGCGGCCAAAACATCCGGCAGCGTATCGTATTCCCGCAAGTGGGTTGATAGCCAACCCAAGGCAAGCGGATCAGAACAGTGGCGCTGCCTTTCCGAAGCTCTCTATTTTGAAGCGCGCGGCGAGTCTGTCAAAGGGCAATTTGCCGTGGCCGAAGTGATCCGCAACCGTGTGGAATCATCACGCTTTCCAGGGTCGTTTTGCGCTGTCATCAGCCAAGGCACGGGGCGCAAATACGCCTGCCAGTTCACTTATACCTGCGATGGTCATTCCGAAGTGATCCATGAACCCAAAGCTTACGTGCGTGTGAGTAAAGTGGCGCGTGCGGTACTCGATGGCGAAACGCCAGAGCTGACCGATGGCGCGACTTTTTACCATACAACTGCCGTACGTCCGAGCTGGTCGCGCGTTTTTCACCGCACCACGCAGATTGGCGTTCACTATTTTTACCGCCGGAACCAGCGTTCAGCCAGCAACTGA
- a CDS encoding putative PEP-binding protein: MQNNPDTTLVTATAPIANDTHGGRAKCLQRLVRLELPVPRTIALSFETVRKIAHGTVPDLSAVVGQFSGGALLCVRPSSQDPDWGGPGAVLNIGMNDARFEEFCKTMGEEPASSLYTRFVQGYAINVARLDPDMFDDVEGEGRDALEASLRAYEAETEEKFPQDPTIQLDAVLRSMARAWEGTSARLLRQAKGAPADAGLGLVVQQMIFGVGAGQCGSGVLQLVNSGTGAPQVTGRYLSQSQGRDALGGDTAAIYLTRDPRGPSLEELAPEAFDQLKAHASLMRIRLRAEMQVEFAIDDGNLHILDGVRVSRSSRAAVRIAVALADEGIISREEALMRVQPRLLTELLHRQIDPSATRDIIGMGIAASPGAATGRIVFSSAEAQASASREEPCILVRRETSSEDVRGMHAANAVLTERGGITSHAAVIGRGIGLPCVVGASDMTYNLSKQTITSKDGRVFKAGDEITVDGSTGQILAGAAAMQEAALDDTFRRLLSWAEDVADIGVRANADTPADAQTARNFNADGIGLCRTEHMFFDAGRLTVMREMIFAETGEDRRAVLERLLPMQRDDFTQLFRIMEGRTVSIRLFDPPLHEFLPADKPGHRELADALGLPLSDVTRRIEAMREYNPMLGLRGVRLGVTVPEIYEMQARAIFEATVEASEGGEPIVPEIMIPLVSARREVELVKTAIDTVAAAVRTERGAEFSFRLGVMVETPRAALRAAEIAPHCAFLSFGTNDLTQMTYGLSRDDAGRFMSDYVQQGVFAEDPFHTLDTDGVGELLKLGAERGRMAQPGVTLSVCGEHGGNPESIAFCREVGIDYVSCSPFRVPVARLAAAQLAISHKIG, translated from the coding sequence GTGCAGAATAATCCCGACACCACGCTGGTTACCGCCACCGCACCCATCGCCAACGATACCCACGGCGGGCGGGCAAAATGCTTGCAACGGCTTGTCCGGTTGGAACTGCCGGTCCCGCGTACCATCGCGTTGTCCTTCGAAACTGTGCGTAAAATTGCCCATGGCACGGTGCCTGATTTGTCTGCAGTTGTTGGGCAGTTTTCTGGCGGTGCGCTCTTATGTGTACGTCCCTCTAGCCAAGATCCCGATTGGGGTGGCCCTGGTGCTGTTCTAAATATCGGCATGAATGATGCGCGGTTCGAAGAGTTCTGCAAAACCATGGGAGAAGAGCCAGCATCGTCGCTCTATACCCGCTTTGTCCAAGGCTATGCGATCAATGTCGCACGGTTGGACCCGGATATGTTCGACGATGTTGAGGGCGAAGGCCGTGACGCGCTTGAGGCCTCTCTGCGCGCCTATGAGGCTGAAACAGAAGAGAAATTCCCCCAGGACCCCACTATCCAGCTCGATGCTGTTCTACGGTCCATGGCGCGCGCATGGGAAGGTACATCGGCCCGCTTGCTGCGCCAGGCCAAAGGTGCACCCGCCGACGCTGGGCTGGGCCTAGTGGTGCAACAAATGATCTTTGGGGTTGGTGCCGGGCAATGCGGCTCTGGTGTGCTTCAGTTGGTCAACAGCGGTACAGGTGCGCCGCAGGTCACAGGCCGTTACCTAAGTCAAAGCCAAGGCCGCGACGCGTTAGGCGGCGATACCGCAGCGATCTATCTGACCCGAGATCCGCGCGGCCCCTCGCTGGAGGAATTGGCACCCGAAGCATTCGACCAACTGAAAGCCCACGCATCGCTTATGCGGATCCGCTTGCGCGCAGAGATGCAGGTCGAGTTCGCCATTGATGACGGAAACCTCCACATCCTTGACGGCGTGCGCGTCTCTCGGTCTTCGCGCGCTGCAGTTCGCATTGCCGTGGCCCTTGCCGACGAAGGGATAATCAGCCGCGAAGAAGCGCTTATGCGCGTGCAACCGCGTCTGCTGACAGAACTCTTGCACCGCCAGATCGATCCGTCAGCGACCCGCGATATTATTGGTATGGGCATTGCAGCCAGCCCCGGCGCCGCGACAGGGCGCATCGTGTTTTCCTCGGCTGAGGCGCAAGCCAGTGCATCGCGTGAAGAACCCTGCATCCTCGTTCGGCGCGAAACCTCCTCGGAGGATGTGCGCGGAATGCACGCGGCCAACGCGGTCCTGACTGAACGCGGTGGCATCACCAGCCATGCGGCCGTCATTGGGCGCGGCATCGGTCTGCCCTGCGTTGTCGGGGCGTCCGATATGACCTACAATCTGAGCAAACAAACGATCACTTCCAAGGACGGCCGGGTGTTTAAGGCCGGCGATGAGATTACGGTGGATGGGTCAACGGGCCAAATCCTTGCCGGCGCCGCCGCCATGCAAGAAGCAGCACTTGATGACACGTTCCGCCGGCTGCTGTCTTGGGCCGAAGATGTCGCGGACATCGGAGTGCGCGCCAATGCCGATACACCTGCGGATGCGCAAACGGCCCGAAATTTCAACGCCGACGGCATTGGGCTCTGCCGCACCGAGCATATGTTCTTTGACGCTGGCCGTTTGACGGTCATGCGCGAGATGATCTTTGCCGAAACGGGCGAAGATCGCCGCGCAGTGCTTGAGCGGCTCTTGCCGATGCAGCGCGATGACTTCACGCAACTGTTTCGCATCATGGAAGGCCGGACCGTCAGCATCCGTCTTTTTGATCCGCCTTTGCATGAATTTTTGCCTGCCGATAAACCCGGTCACCGCGAGTTGGCCGATGCATTGGGCTTGCCGCTCTCGGATGTGACGCGCCGGATTGAAGCGATGCGGGAATATAACCCCATGCTGGGCCTGCGCGGTGTGCGCCTTGGTGTCACGGTGCCCGAGATCTACGAGATGCAGGCACGCGCAATTTTTGAGGCGACCGTCGAAGCCAGCGAAGGCGGGGAGCCGATCGTTCCCGAGATTATGATCCCCCTCGTGTCCGCTCGCCGTGAAGTTGAATTGGTTAAGACCGCAATTGATACGGTTGCCGCAGCCGTACGCACGGAACGCGGTGCGGAGTTCAGTTTCCGCCTGGGTGTGATGGTCGAAACCCCACGTGCCGCCCTGCGCGCCGCCGAAATTGCACCGCATTGCGCGTTCCTAAGCTTTGGGACCAACGATCTTACGCAAATGACGTACGGGTTGTCGCGAGACGATGCTGGACGCTTTATGTCCGACTACGTTCAACAGGGCGTTTTTGCCGAAGATCCGTTTCACACACTCGACACCGATGGGGTCGGAGAATTGTTAAAATTAGGGGCAGAACGGGGGCGTATGGCTCAACCAGGGGTTACGCTTTCTGTTTGCGGAGAGCATGGTGGCAACCCCGAATCGATTGCTTTTTGCCGCGAAGTTGGCATCGATTATGTATCCTGTTCACCGTTTCGCGTACCGGTTGCACGCCTCGCGGCCGCCCAATTGGCGATTTCTCACAAGATCGGGTAG